A stretch of Dysidea avara chromosome 5, odDysAvar1.4, whole genome shotgun sequence DNA encodes these proteins:
- the LOC136257046 gene encoding broad substrate specificity ATP-binding cassette transporter ABCG2-like → MDDVYSNMSADTGPVKGQDFETVELSNFPAMNGEAVYEDRFISFHNITYTVEQRVCFKKRPPTVILNDVSGMMKVGLHAIMGPTGSGKTSLLDILADRKAKKGLLGHVLINGRRQPHNFKCASAYVVQDDIVVGTLSVKENLMFSAALRLPPSYSWLERKEKVDTVIDELGLQKVAKSRVGTEVLRGVSGGERKRTSIGMELIISPDIVFLDEPTTGLDSSTAISVIRLLKDLSGAGRVIVMAIHQPRYAIFKLFDSLTLLSNGELVYHGPTVNALDYFSKLGYVCEQHNNPADFFLDVISMNESSVTSDPDKNAPLTTYYKQSSAIKELHSHLEPMLTKAFNEPRGISPQYNTHFPWQLLMVSIRTLTNIIRNPLLAMLQVIIMALFAAIVGVIFFQVDNSFVGVQDRIGAFFFVIMNLVFGNLNSIELFIKEKVLFKHENISGYYRVSAYYLAKVICDVIPLRVLPTIVFGAISYWMVGLEAQASNFFIYLLTLVLTSVAASGVAFVFSALVDVFALANIMTAFTYVIMMVFAGYLINLNSLENWLSWLQYISIFRYSLHALTGNELADRVFCDKMSTFDELTNETVLMCNASRTIDGNQFLDDQNYSENDLWINELALFLFTIFFFVVAYIILRLIKKDK, encoded by the exons ATGGACGACGTTTACAGCAACATGTCTGCAGACACTGGGCCGGTGAAGGGACAAGACTTCGAAACAGTTGAGCTAAGCAACTTCCCAGCTATGAATGGTGAGGCAGTGTACGAAGACCGCTTCATATCCTTCCATAATATAACCTACACTGTGGAACAACGTGTGTGTTTCAAGAAGCGACCGCCTACAGTTATCCTAAACGACGTCAG TGGAATGATGAAGGTTGGGTTACATGCTATTATGGGACCTACAGGAAGTGGAAAGACATC ACTGCTTGACATTCTGGCCGACCGCAAGGCTAAGAAGGGACTATTGGGACATGTTCTTATTAATGGTAGGAGACAACCACATAACTTCAAGTGTGCCTCAGCCTATGTAGTCCAG GATGATATTGTAGTGGGAACACTTTCTGTAAAGGAGAACCTCATGTTTTCTGCTGCCTTGCGACTACCACCATCATACAGTTGGTTAGAACGGAAGGAGAAGGTTGACACAGTGATCGATGAGCTGGGGTTGCAGAAAGTTGCCAAAAGTCGG GTTGGCACAGAAGTGTTAAGAGGTGTTTCTGGTGGTGAGAGGAAGCGTACCAGTATTGGAATGGAACTTATCATATCACCCGACATTGTATTCCTGGATGAGCCCACTACTGGTCTAGACTCATCTACAGCAATATCAGTCATCAGACTGTTGAAGGA TTTGAGTGGTGCTGGTAGGGTGATTGTGATGGCAATACACCAGCCTCGGTATGCCATCTTTAAACTGTTTGACTCACTAACACTTCTCTCTAATGGAGAGCTGGTCTACCATGGACCAACTGTAAATGCACTTGACTACTTCTCCAAACTTG GTTATGTGTGTGAACAGCATAATAATCCAGCTGACTTCTTTCTTGATGTGATCAGTATGAATGAAAGTTCAGTGACCAGTG ACCCAGACAAGAATGCTCCACTCACAACTTACTACAAGCAGAGTAGTGCGATTAAGGAGCTACACAGTCACCTGGAGCCCATGTTGACTAAGGCCTTCAATGAACCAAGAGGCATATCCCCTCAATACAACACTCATTTCCCATGGCAG TTGTTGATGGTCTCCATAAGAACTCTGACTAACATTATCAGAAACCCACTACTAGCTATGTTGCAG GTCATCATTATGGCATTGTTCGCAGCAATTGTTGGGGTAATATTTTTTCAAGTTGACAACTCCTTTGTTGGGGTACAAGACAG AATTGGAGCTTTTTTCTTTGTCATTATGAACCTGGTGTTTGGAAACTTAAACTCAATTGAGTTGTTCATCAAAGAGAAAGTTCTGTTTAA ACATGAGAACATCAGTGGGTATTACCGTGTGTCAGCTTACTACTTGGCCAAAGTGATATGTGATGTTATACCACTGAGAGTACTACCTACTATAGTATTTGGTGCAATCTCATACTGGATGGTAG GTCTGGAGGCTCAAGCATCCAACTTCTTCATATACTTGTTAACACTGGTATTGACATCAGTGGCTGCCTCTGGTGTGGCCTTCGTGTTCAGTGCATTAGTGGATGTGTTTGCTCTGGCTAATATCATGACAGCATTTACCTATGTGATCATGATG GTGTTTGCAGGATATCTGATCAACCTCAACAGCCTTGAAAACTGGCTATCCTGGCTGCAGTACATCAGTATCTTCAGATATTCATTACAT GCACTGACTGGGAATGAGCTAGCAGACAGGGTGTTTTGTGATAAAATGTCCACTTTTGATGAACTCACAAATGAGACAGTTTTGATGTG CAATGCTTCTAGAACTATTGATGGTAATCAGTTTCTGGATGATCAGAATTACAGTGAAAATGACCTGTGGATAAATGAACTAGCACTATTTTTGTTCACCATATTCTTCTTCGTAGTAGCTTACATCATCCTGCGGCTAATAAAGAAAGATAAATAG